The nucleotide window GGACGGGGAGCTGCTCTTCGTAAGCGACGAGTACACGGCCTACACGGGCTTGCCGGCCGAGTCGGCGCTGGAACTGGGCTGGACCAGCGTCATCCATCCCGACGATGCGGAGCGATGGGACCGCAATTGGCGCACCGCGCTGGGCTCCGGCCGGCAATTCGGTGACCAGTTCCGGCTTCGGCGGCACGACGGCGCCTATCGCTGGTTCACCGCGCGCGCGTTGCCGCACCCGGGCGTGCAGGGCGCGCGCGCCCGCTGGATCGGCACGATCGCGGACGTCCACGATCAGCACCAGGCCGCGCGCGAGCGCGACTTTCTCTTGCGCGCGTCGGAGATATTGGCCCAGCCGCTCGATCTCGACGCCACGCTGAACGCGGTCGCGTCGTTCACGATCCCGGCCATCGCCGACTGGTGCCAGATCGATCTGCGCACCGACGACGACCGCATCAAGACGGTGGCGATGGCGCACGGCGACGCGCGCAAGGACCGTATCGCCCAAGAGTTCGTCGGGCGCATCCATCTCAATCCGCACAGCGAGCACGGCCCGACGCACGCGGTGCGGACCGGCACCTCGCAGCTGTCTGGCCTCGTAACGCCGGAGATCGTCGCGCACGTCGCCGGCGACGCGGCCGAGGTGCGCGCGTACCTCGAGCTCGGGGTGCATTCGGCCGTCGTCGTGCCGCTGCGCACCGAGGGAGAGACGCTCGGCGCCCTGTCCGTCGTCTACACGTCCCCGACCCGCCGTTACACGGAAGACGACCTCCCGATGCTCGAGGAACTCGGCCGCCGCGCCGGCCTGGCGATCCACCGAGCGCGGCTCTTCGAGCGCGAGCATCGCGCGGCCGAGTCGTTCCAGCAAGCGTCGCTCCCGGCGCTGCTGCCGAGCACGCCGGGCCTGGAGCTGGACGCATTCTACGCGCCGGGCCGCGAGGAAGCGCAGGTCGGCGGCGATTGGTACGACGCGCTGCGCTTGATCGACGGCCGCGTCGTCATCTCCATCGGTGACGTCGCCGGAAGCGGCCTGCAGGCCGCCGTCACCATGGGCAACATGCGGCAGATCATCCGCGGCATCGCGCAGGTGCACGCCGACCCCGCGTTGATGCTCGACGCCGCCGATCGCGCGCTGCGGCTCGAGCACCCGGACAAGTTCGTGACGGCGTTCGTCGGCGTCTTCGACCCGATCAACAGCACCTTGACGTACGCGTCGGCCGGCCAGCCGCCGCCGTTCCTGCGGCGTCCCGACGGGCGGATCGACACGCTCGCGGGAACCGGCTTGCCGCTGGGCCTGCGATCGAACTCGACGCATTCGGGGAGCACGACGATCGATCTCCCCGCCGGCTCGTGCCTGCTGCTCTACACGGACGGCCTGACCGAATCCGATCGCGCGCCGCTGAGCGGCGAACAGCGGATGCGGGAGGTCTTCGCCACGGTCACAGCCGAGCCGAACGCCCGGCCCGCCGAGCACATCGTCGAGCGTATGATGAACGGGGCCGCCGCGCGCGACGACGTCGCCGTTCTGGTGCTGAGCGTGCGCGCGACGCCCGACCGCGACAGCCGCGGGCGCGAGGCGCTGCAGCGCTGGACGCTGCAGACGCACGACGCGCGCTCGGTGACCGCCGCGCGCCGAGCGTTCGCCGATGCGTTCGCCGACCGCGGCGCCGCGCGCGACGACGTCGCGATCGCGGAGGTCGTCTTCGGTGAGCTGGTCAGCAACACGGTGCGGTACGCGGCCGGCGAGGTCGACGTCATCGTCGACTGGAGCGGGCCCGATCCGGTGTTGCACGTGATCGATCGCGGGCCCGGCTTCCGGCACATCGCCATCCTCCCGCCCGATCTGCTCAGCGAGTCGGGACGCGGTTTGTTCATCGTGTCGGCGTTGACCCAGGACTTCCGCGTCTCCAAAGGCCCGCGTGGGGGAAGTCACGCGTGCGCGGTGCTTCGCATGCAAGGCCGTCAGCTCGTCGATCTTCCCGCCGACACCTATTCGAGCGCACTCGTCCACGGCTTCGGGGAGCGGATCGGCCTGATCGCCGAGTGAGCGTGGTCCGCGGTCAGCGAAGCGCGATCGCGCGCCGCAGCATCGCCCATTCTTCGAGGGTACGGATCGAGAAGACGGGCCGGCTGCCGGCGGCGTGCAGCGGTCCGTCGACCGGCTCGCCTTCGGCGATCGCGTCGTTGCGCTCCGCGTCGAGCGCGAAGCCGGCGAAGCCGAGCCGAGCGACGATGCCCATCCGCACGGGCGGCATGTGCTGGCCGATCGGGCCCGTGAACGAGAGCGCGTCGGCACCGTTCAGGGTTGCGAACAGCTCGCCGATGCATTGCGCCATGCGGTAGTAGTAGAGATCGAGCGCGAATGCCGCGCGAGCGTTCCCCCTCGCCGCGGCGTCGATCAGGATGCGCGTGTCGAGCGAGAGGCCGCTGATACCGGCCAGCCCCGAACGATGGCTGACGTCGTCCTCCAACCGCGCCGCGTCGTAGCCGTTGCGCAGAAGGTGGAAGAGCACGCCGGGGTCGACGGCGCCGGCGCGCGTCCCCATCATCGCACCGTCGAGCGGCGTCATGCCCATCGTCGTCTCGACGATCCGCCGGCCGTCGAACGCGATCGCGGACGCCCCGCTGCCCAGGTGCACGGCGACGATCTTCGCGTCGGCACGACCGAGCAGCGCGAGCACCCGTTCGATCACATCGCGGTGACTGATGCCGTGGAACCCGATGCGCCGGATGCCGAAACGCGCGCGCCATTCCGGGGGGCCGGTGACGGTCTGGGCGAGCTCGGGCGCATCCGGTCCCAGCGCATCGTCGAAGACCGCGATCTGCGGGACCCCCGGAAAGCGCTGCCGTGCGTACGCGATCCCGTCGAGTGCCGGGCGGTTGTGCGCGGGCGCGAGCGGGACGGCGGCCCGGATCGCGTCGAGCACGCTCGCGTCGATGCGTGCCTGGAGCGGGCGGGCGGGATCGAGGCCGCCGTGAACGACGCGATGCGCGACCAGCGCGACCGGCACGTCGGGCAGAGTCGCGAACAGTTGGTCGAGCGGCGCGTCGTTCTCCTCGATCTCGCCGCTCCACAGCGGTGTCGGCGGCTCGAGCGGCAGCACGTCCCCGGCCGGCAGCGCGTAGAGGATCGCGCGATTGCTTCCGCCGCCGGCGTTGAACGCCAGCGCGTTCATCGCCGCCAAGTCCAGTCCCGTACCTCCGGCAGGTCGATCCCGTGCTCGCGAATGTAGGCCACGTGCGCTTCGAGCCGCTCGTCGCAGAAGCGGAGCAGCGCCGTCGCGGCGTTGTCCTCGCGGCCGAGCCGGCGAATCGCGTCGCTCGCCAGGTGGAAGCGGCTCATCTCGTTGAGCACGGTCATGTCGAACGGCGTCGTGGTCGTGCCTTCTTCTTCGTAGCCGTGTACGTGGAAGCGATCGGGATCGATGCGGCCGTGCAAGAGCTCGTGGACGACGCTCGGATAGCCGTGATAGGCCATGATCACCGGGACGCCGGCCGGAAACAGCGCGCTGAACTCCGCTTCGCTGAGCGTGCCCGGGGCGGTGTGGTCGAGCACCAGTAAATCCACGACGTTGACGACCGCCACGCGGATGCCCGGCACGTGCTCGCGCAGCAGCATCGCGGCGGCCAGCGTCTCGACGGTCGGGACGTCCCCCGCGGCGGCGAGCACGACGTCCGGCGCGTCGTCGCTGGCCCACGCCCACGACAGCGCGCCGCTCTCCAGCTGTTCGCGCGCTTGCGCGATGGTCAGCCACTGCGGCGCCGGATGCTTGCCGGCGACGATCACGTTGATCTTGTTGCGCGATTCGAGCGCGCGCTGTGCGCAGGCCAGCAGCACGTTCGCATCACAGGCGTGATAGATGCGTACGGTCGTCCGCTTGGCGTCGAGCAGCGAGCCGATGAAGCCCGGCCCTTGATGTGAATAGCCGTCTTGGTCCTGGCGCCACACGTGCGAGCTGAGAACGTAGTTGAGCGACGGGACGTCCGGACGCCAGGCGATCTCGTGCGCCATCTTGAGCCACTTGCCGTGCAGGCTCGCCATCGAGGTCGCGATGCGCACGAAGGCCTCGTAGCTCACGAAGAGCCCGTGCCGCCCGGTCAGGACGTAGGCTTCG belongs to Candidatus Sulfotelmatobacter sp. and includes:
- a CDS encoding propionate/acetate kinase (catalyzes the formation of propanoyl phosphate from propanoate and ATP; TdcD also has acetate kinase activities and functions in anaerobic threonine catabolism), with the translated sequence MNALAFNAGGGSNRAILYALPAGDVLPLEPPTPLWSGEIEENDAPLDQLFATLPDVPVALVAHRVVHGGLDPARPLQARIDASVLDAIRAAVPLAPAHNRPALDGIAYARQRFPGVPQIAVFDDALGPDAPELAQTVTGPPEWRARFGIRRIGFHGISHRDVIERVLALLGRADAKIVAVHLGSGASAIAFDGRRIVETTMGMTPLDGAMMGTRAGAVDPGVLFHLLRNGYDAARLEDDVSHRSGLAGISGLSLDTRILIDAAARGNARAAFALDLYYYRMAQCIGELFATLNGADALSFTGPIGQHMPPVRMGIVARLGFAGFALDAERNDAIAEGEPVDGPLHAAGSRPVFSIRTLEEWAMLRRAIALR